The following are encoded in a window of Pseudalgibacter alginicilyticus genomic DNA:
- a CDS encoding DUF58 domain-containing protein: MNLQSELNKIEGFDNLELLAKQVVEGFISGMHKSPFHGFSAEFAEHKIYNQGESTRHIDWKLFAKTDKLYTKRFDDETNLRCHIILDNSSSMHYPNMNTFSIDRLNKVGFSVLAAASLMQILKKQRDAVGLSIYSDNYDYYAPEKGSERHHQMLLNHLSAAAISKSTNRKTETYKYLHEIAEKVHRRSMIFLFTDMFQTSEDEIRLLEALRHLKYNKHEVILFHVFDKEKELKFDFDNKPKQFIDIETGAYINLYADTIKENYETAVNDYFNTLRLKCAQYKIKYVEADINKKFSNILTTYMIERQKFI; encoded by the coding sequence ATGAATTTACAGTCGGAATTAAATAAAATAGAGGGGTTTGATAATCTTGAGCTACTTGCTAAACAAGTGGTTGAGGGTTTTATTTCCGGTATGCATAAAAGTCCGTTTCATGGATTTTCAGCAGAATTTGCAGAGCATAAAATTTATAATCAAGGCGAAAGTACACGGCATATAGATTGGAAGCTGTTTGCAAAAACAGACAAGCTTTATACAAAACGCTTTGATGATGAAACCAATTTGCGTTGTCATATAATTTTAGACAATAGTAGTTCTATGCATTATCCTAACATGAATACTTTTTCCATCGATAGATTGAATAAAGTAGGTTTTTCAGTTTTAGCAGCTGCTTCTCTCATGCAAATTTTAAAAAAGCAGCGAGATGCTGTTGGTTTAAGTATTTATAGTGATAATTATGATTATTATGCCCCAGAAAAGGGTAGTGAACGTCATCATCAAATGCTTTTAAATCATTTAAGTGCAGCTGCTATTTCCAAGTCAACAAACAGAAAAACCGAAACGTATAAATATTTACATGAGATTGCTGAAAAAGTACATAGGCGTTCTATGATTTTTTTATTTACCGATATGTTTCAAACCTCGGAAGATGAAATAAGATTGTTAGAAGCATTACGGCATCTTAAATATAATAAACATGAAGTGATTTTGTTTCATGTATTCGATAAGGAGAAGGAATTAAAGTTTGATTTTGATAATAAACCTAAACAATTCATTGATATAGAAACAGGTGCTTATATTAATTTGTATGCTGATACTATAAAAGAGAATTATGAAACAGCAGTAAATGATTATTTTAATACGCTTCGTTTAAAATGTGCTCAATATAAGATTAAATATGTTGAGGCTGATATTAATAAAAAATTTAGTAACATCCTCACAACCTATATGATAGAGCGTCAAAAATTTATTTGA
- the uxaC gene encoding glucuronate isomerase, which yields MTNKKFIHDNFLLENKYAEELYHNYSKDLPIIDYHNHLSPKFIAENKTFKNITEVWINGDHYKWRAMRTLGVNESYITGAASDEDKFKKWAETVPYTMRNPLYHWTHLELARYFNIYDLLNDKSGQRVFGETNEKLNSGDYSCQQLLQKMNAEVVCTTEGPTDTLKYHHQLAKSDFKVKVSTAFRPDAAILISNSGYNKYLDTLSDITGLNINTYTDLCEALKNRIEYFHENGCKLSDHGLDQIYFENFTENEVNTIFKKKRENKSISTEEALKFQSAILIFLCETYHDYGWVQQFHVGALRNNNERMHRILGPDTGWDSIGDFPQAQKLSAFLNALDGKDKLTKTIIYNLNPADNEVMATMIGNFNDGSIKGKVQFGSGWWFLDQKDGMTKQLNALSNMGLISCFIGMLTDSRSFLSFPRHEYFRRVLCNLLGDEIKRGELPNDMDWIGKMVSDISYYNAKEYFNF from the coding sequence ATGACAAACAAAAAATTTATACATGATAATTTTTTATTAGAAAATAAATACGCAGAAGAATTATATCATAATTATTCCAAAGATCTACCTATTATTGATTATCACAATCACTTATCACCTAAGTTTATTGCTGAAAACAAAACTTTTAAAAACATAACTGAAGTATGGATAAACGGTGATCACTATAAATGGAGAGCAATGCGTACTCTAGGTGTTAATGAGTCGTATATTACAGGGGCAGCTTCGGATGAAGATAAGTTTAAAAAATGGGCAGAAACAGTTCCTTATACTATGCGCAATCCATTGTATCACTGGACTCATTTAGAATTAGCTAGGTATTTTAATATCTATGATTTGTTGAATGATAAATCAGGTCAAAGGGTTTTTGGTGAAACAAACGAAAAATTAAATTCTGGAGATTATAGTTGTCAGCAATTACTTCAAAAAATGAATGCAGAGGTGGTTTGTACAACCGAAGGTCCTACCGATACCTTGAAATATCATCATCAACTTGCCAAAAGTGATTTTAAGGTAAAAGTTAGTACGGCATTTAGACCAGATGCAGCCATATTAATTTCTAATTCTGGTTATAATAAATACCTGGATACTTTAAGTGATATTACTGGGCTGAATATAAATACATATACTGATCTATGTGAGGCGTTAAAAAACAGAATTGAATACTTTCATGAAAATGGATGTAAATTGAGTGACCATGGATTGGATCAAATCTATTTTGAAAATTTTACTGAAAACGAAGTAAATACCATATTTAAAAAGAAAAGGGAGAATAAAAGCATTAGTACAGAGGAAGCTTTGAAATTTCAAAGTGCTATTCTTATTTTTCTGTGTGAAACATACCACGACTATGGTTGGGTTCAGCAATTTCACGTAGGCGCTTTAAGAAATAATAATGAACGCATGCATCGCATTTTAGGGCCAGACACTGGTTGGGATTCTATAGGCGATTTTCCACAAGCGCAAAAACTTTCGGCTTTTTTAAATGCTTTAGACGGTAAAGATAAATTAACTAAAACAATTATTTATAATTTGAATCCAGCTGATAATGAAGTAATGGCTACTATGATAGGAAATTTTAATGACGGTAGCATAAAAGGAAAAGTTCAATTTGGTTCAGGTTGGTGGTTTTTAGATCAAAAGGATGGTATGACAAAGCAATTAAATGCACTTTCAAACATGGGGCTTATAAGTTGTTTTATAGGAATGCTTACTGATTCTCGAAGCTTTCTATCGTTTCCTAGGCATGAATATTTTAGGCGTGTGCTTTGTAATCTTTTGGGTGATGAAATAAAAAGAGGTGAGTTGCCAAATGATATGGATTGGATAGGTAAAATGGTTTCAGATATAAGTTATTATAATGCAAAGGAGTATTTCAATTTTTAA
- a CDS encoding tagaturonate reductase, whose product MKNLSRSNIGLESKPPIKVVQFGEGNFLRAFVGYAIHELNHKVDFNAGIAVVQPIDKGLVKMLEAQDGLYTLFMKGVKKGEEIQEVELISNIVKTVNPYINFNDYLNLAKEESLEFIISNTTEAGITYVSSDTPEMQPPNSFPAKLTLLLYERFKYFNGDVTKGLTIIPCELINHNAETLKKIILKYIVEWNLGSAFKTWVLEHSSFHSTLVDRIVPGYPKDEIEIYNAQLHYKDNLIVASEAFLLWVIEGGDDLKAKLPFNKTNLDVKIVDDMQPYRTRKVRILNGAHTAMVPFSLLYGNKTVKESVDNKFTGDFINKAVYNEISETLEMEKDELNNFIDEVFDRFRNPFIIHNLSTIALNSISKFKVRVLPSLLDYVDIYKKVPTNLTFAFACLVRFYKGTWKGNALPVQDSPDIVSAFYKFWESNDYEQIAKNVLSVSDYWGEDLNRVKDLPEAIALALKEIDANGVEIGFTNYSKKF is encoded by the coding sequence ATGAAAAATTTAAGCAGAAGTAATATAGGTCTCGAATCAAAGCCTCCAATCAAAGTTGTACAATTTGGAGAAGGTAACTTTTTAAGGGCTTTCGTTGGGTATGCCATACATGAATTAAACCATAAGGTTGATTTTAATGCAGGTATAGCTGTAGTGCAACCTATTGATAAAGGATTGGTGAAAATGTTAGAGGCTCAAGATGGGCTGTATACGCTTTTTATGAAAGGTGTTAAAAAAGGTGAAGAAATTCAGGAAGTAGAATTGATTTCTAATATTGTAAAAACAGTTAATCCATATATTAATTTTAATGATTATTTAAATTTGGCTAAAGAAGAATCATTAGAATTCATTATTTCAAATACTACCGAAGCAGGGATTACTTATGTAAGCTCTGATACTCCAGAAATGCAGCCGCCAAATTCGTTTCCAGCAAAATTAACACTTTTATTATACGAACGATTTAAGTATTTCAATGGAGATGTAACTAAAGGTTTAACTATTATTCCTTGTGAACTTATAAACCATAATGCAGAAACTCTAAAGAAAATTATATTAAAATATATTGTTGAATGGAATTTAGGTAGTGCATTTAAAACATGGGTATTAGAACATAGTTCATTTCACAGTACGTTAGTAGATAGAATTGTGCCAGGGTATCCAAAAGATGAAATTGAAATTTATAATGCACAATTGCATTATAAAGATAACTTAATCGTAGCCTCAGAAGCATTTTTATTGTGGGTAATAGAAGGTGGAGATGATTTGAAAGCAAAATTACCTTTTAATAAAACTAATTTAGATGTTAAGATTGTTGATGATATGCAACCATACAGAACTAGAAAAGTGCGTATTTTAAATGGTGCTCATACAGCTATGGTTCCTTTTTCATTACTTTATGGAAATAAAACAGTAAAAGAATCAGTGGACAATAAATTTACTGGTGATTTTATTAATAAGGCCGTTTATAATGAAATAAGCGAAACTTTAGAAATGGAAAAAGACGAATTAAATAATTTTATTGATGAGGTTTTTGATCGTTTTAGAAATCCTTTCATTATTCATAATTTATCTACGATTGCCCTAAACTCTATTTCTAAATTCAAAGTTCGAGTATTGCCAAGTTTATTGGATTACGTAGATATTTATAAAAAAGTGCCAACTAATTTAACATTTGCATTTGCTTGCTTAGTACGTTTTTATAAAGGCACTTGGAAAGGGAATGCTTTGCCAGTTCAAGATAGCCCTGATATAGTTTCTGCTTTTTATAAGTTTTGGGAATCGAATGATTATGAACAAATAGCAAAAAATGTTTTAAGTGTGAGTGATTACTGGGGAGAAGATTTAAATAGGGTAAAAGATTTACCAGAAGCAATTGCATTAGCATTAAAAGAAATAGACGCTAATGGTGTTGAAATAGGATTTACTAATTACAGCAAAAAGTTTTAA
- a CDS encoding UxaA family hydrolase, producing MQKKIMKVNEADNVAVALVNLVEGETISFQGQYIKVLSDIKSKHKIALNRFESGDRILMYGVLVGSATKIIEKGDVLTTENVKHLSEKVYGRNDSPNWIAPNVDKWKGKKFLGYHREDGQVGTENVWLFFPLVFCENRNIEILKEIFEKELLKQRISSHQLLLRSLVSGKEEIDEASLFTDVFDNIDVKFITHPGGCGGIRQDSESLAKLLAGYVNNPNVAGVTVLSLGCQNLQIDVFKEALKIINPNLKKPILIFEQQQIGTVDEMLSVIVKESFECIKKANNIKREPAPLSKLKVGLECGGSDGFSGISANPTLGAVSDLLVALNGTAVLAEFPELCGVEQELVNRCVEDEKGDKFLKLMKAFEKSVVDAGSGFDMNPSPGNIKDGLITDAMKSAGAAKKGGASPVQDVLDYGEYITKPGLNLLCTPGNDVESTTALVGSGVNLVLFTTGLGTPTGNPIAPVIKVASSTELQARMPDIIDIETGAVVRGEKTIEEMADEMLGFIIEVASGRVKTKAKLLNQNDFIPWRRGVSL from the coding sequence ATGCAAAAGAAAATAATGAAAGTAAATGAAGCAGATAATGTTGCGGTTGCTTTGGTAAACTTGGTAGAAGGAGAAACTATTTCTTTTCAAGGGCAATATATCAAGGTGTTATCTGATATAAAATCTAAGCATAAAATAGCTTTAAATAGATTTGAATCAGGAGACAGGATTCTTATGTATGGTGTATTAGTAGGTTCTGCTACTAAAATTATTGAAAAAGGAGATGTTTTAACTACTGAAAACGTAAAACACTTAAGTGAAAAAGTTTATGGAAGAAATGATAGCCCTAATTGGATTGCTCCTAATGTTGATAAATGGAAAGGTAAAAAATTTTTAGGCTATCACAGAGAGGATGGACAAGTAGGAACAGAAAATGTGTGGTTGTTTTTTCCATTGGTATTTTGTGAAAACCGTAATATTGAAATTTTAAAAGAAATTTTTGAAAAGGAACTTTTAAAACAAAGAATAAGTTCTCATCAATTGCTGCTTCGTTCTTTAGTTAGTGGAAAAGAAGAAATTGACGAAGCATCGTTGTTTACAGATGTTTTTGACAATATAGATGTGAAATTTATAACCCATCCGGGAGGATGTGGAGGAATTCGTCAAGACTCTGAAAGTTTAGCTAAGTTATTAGCAGGCTACGTTAATAATCCTAATGTTGCTGGTGTTACAGTGTTAAGTTTAGGGTGTCAAAATCTTCAAATTGATGTATTTAAAGAAGCGTTGAAAATAATCAATCCAAATTTAAAGAAACCTATTCTCATTTTTGAACAACAACAAATAGGGACAGTAGATGAAATGTTGTCTGTAATTGTTAAGGAGTCTTTTGAATGTATAAAAAAAGCGAATAATATTAAGCGAGAACCAGCTCCTTTATCTAAACTTAAAGTAGGTTTAGAATGCGGAGGCTCTGATGGGTTTTCAGGAATATCAGCAAATCCTACATTAGGTGCTGTGTCAGATTTATTAGTAGCGCTTAATGGTACAGCTGTATTAGCTGAATTTCCTGAATTATGTGGCGTTGAACAAGAATTGGTGAATCGTTGTGTTGAAGATGAAAAAGGAGACAAGTTTTTAAAACTAATGAAAGCTTTTGAAAAATCAGTTGTAGATGCTGGATCTGGATTTGATATGAATCCTTCTCCTGGGAATATTAAAGATGGTTTAATTACAGACGCTATGAAATCTGCAGGAGCCGCTAAAAAAGGAGGAGCATCACCTGTTCAAGACGTATTAGACTATGGTGAGTATATTACTAAACCAGGATTGAATTTGTTGTGTACACCAGGCAATGATGTAGAAAGTACAACCGCTTTAGTAGGTTCAGGGGTTAATCTTGTATTGTTTACTACAGGTTTAGGAACCCCAACAGGTAATCCTATAGCGCCTGTAATAAAAGTAGCTTCAAGTACAGAACTTCAAGCTCGTATGCCAGATATTATTGACATTGAAACTGGTGCTGTTGTAAGAGGTGAAAAAACCATAGAGGAAATGGCTGATGAAATGCTTGGGTTCATAATAGAGGTAGCAAGTGGTAGGGTGAAAACTAAAGCAAAATTATTAAACCAAAATGATTTTATACCTTGGAGACGAGGAGTGTCTTTGTAG
- a CDS encoding LacI family DNA-binding transcriptional regulator — translation MGKKTTIYDIAKKLNITAATVSRALNNNPKISAATKELVLETAAKMNYEQNKLAQALKSGKSYNVGVIVPRIDSNFFASIIRGIEDELSPFGYQVIICQTHEENAKEIENIDTLLNAQVDGVLMSITKSNIESNHFNRVIKKNIPLIFFDRRHNMEGVSSVTIDDFEGGYQATKHLINQGCKHIAHYTGSHNIDIFKDRYLGYKQALEDNGIELNEDYIIQIKSDITKGAKAMKSLLKMKTPPDGLFSSSDFSALGAIQELKSQGIKVPKDFCVVGFSNEPFTKFMELSITSIDQSPLEMGKMAAQVFLEQMNNKFKIEKRIILKPKLIIRKSSLKSDA, via the coding sequence ATGGGAAAAAAGACAACTATTTATGATATCGCAAAAAAGCTGAACATTACAGCAGCTACAGTTTCAAGAGCACTAAACAATAATCCTAAAATTAGTGCGGCTACAAAAGAACTTGTATTAGAAACTGCTGCTAAAATGAATTATGAACAAAACAAACTTGCTCAAGCTCTAAAAAGTGGAAAAAGTTATAATGTAGGTGTTATTGTTCCTCGTATAGACAGTAATTTTTTCGCCTCAATCATTAGAGGAATTGAAGATGAACTTTCACCTTTTGGTTACCAAGTAATTATTTGCCAGACTCATGAAGAGAATGCTAAAGAAATTGAAAATATAGACACTCTATTAAACGCCCAGGTAGATGGTGTTTTAATGTCTATTACAAAATCAAACATAGAGTCCAACCATTTTAACCGGGTTATCAAAAAGAATATTCCACTTATATTTTTTGATAGAAGACACAATATGGAGGGTGTTAGCTCTGTGACCATTGATGATTTTGAAGGGGGATATCAAGCAACAAAACATTTAATTAACCAAGGCTGTAAACATATAGCACATTATACTGGAAGTCATAACATTGATATATTTAAAGACAGGTATTTAGGGTATAAACAAGCGTTAGAGGATAATGGTATAGAGTTAAATGAAGATTATATCATTCAAATAAAAAGCGATATTACTAAAGGCGCAAAAGCAATGAAATCATTGCTAAAAATGAAAACACCTCCAGATGGGCTTTTTTCATCAAGTGATTTTAGTGCATTAGGAGCCATTCAAGAGCTAAAATCACAAGGAATTAAAGTTCCTAAAGATTTTTGTGTTGTTGGCTTTAGTAACGAACCATTTACCAAATTCATGGAACTATCTATAACATCTATTGATCAATCTCCACTTGAAATGGGAAAAATGGCTGCTCAAGTTTTTTTAGAACAAATGAATAATAAATTTAAAATTGAAAAAAGAATTATACTAAAGCCTAAATTAATAATAAGAAAATCATCTTTAAAATCTGATGCTTAA
- the pelA gene encoding pectate lyase yields MNKKIKIILLFLCSFIVYNSYGSDLSVAHAYRYAVMKKAKGSDILLLGEVFENNNSLESRIYESFLFDEKRIVIAKISSHINKEKIRAKGFCSSIISDLKAENILLWQRNNGGWPKEPHNNFSGYNRAQTEKEKVLALSTKNSTDTTIDNNHTVGEIKYLLKAYKLTNNINYLTGAIKGVDYLLVAQYDNGGWPQYYPDKSAYRHQITFNDNAMVNVMNLMWDISKGINNTDVLDVKYKEKAINAFAKGIDIILQTQISIDGKKTGWCAQYDEVTLLPALARSYELPSISGSESVGIVRVLMLVENPSFEIIHSIHSAVDWFNKVKIKDLGIQKTFNPEDMKVVSKPGNIMWARFYDLKTQQPFFSGRDGVKKNTLAEIEIERRVGYAWYVKGPNKLIGTQYTKWKSKHGL; encoded by the coding sequence ATGAATAAAAAAATAAAAATTATATTATTGTTTCTATGTTCTTTTATAGTTTACAACTCTTATGGAAGTGATTTAAGTGTTGCTCATGCATATCGGTACGCTGTAATGAAAAAAGCTAAGGGTAGTGATATTTTGTTGTTGGGTGAAGTTTTTGAAAATAACAACAGCTTAGAATCAAGGATTTATGAGTCATTTTTGTTTGACGAAAAGAGAATTGTTATAGCTAAAATATCTTCTCATATAAACAAGGAGAAAATACGTGCAAAAGGCTTTTGTTCTTCAATAATTTCAGATTTAAAAGCAGAAAATATATTATTGTGGCAGCGTAACAATGGTGGTTGGCCAAAAGAACCCCACAATAATTTTTCTGGATACAATAGGGCGCAAACAGAAAAAGAGAAGGTATTAGCTCTGAGTACTAAAAATAGTACAGATACAACCATTGATAATAATCATACAGTAGGCGAGATCAAATATCTATTAAAGGCTTATAAATTAACTAATAATATTAATTATTTAACAGGTGCTATTAAAGGTGTAGATTACCTTTTGGTAGCCCAATATGACAATGGGGGCTGGCCACAATATTATCCAGATAAAAGTGCTTATAGGCATCAGATAACTTTTAATGATAATGCCATGGTTAATGTAATGAATTTAATGTGGGATATTTCAAAAGGGATTAATAATACAGATGTTCTTGATGTTAAATATAAAGAAAAAGCAATCAATGCATTTGCAAAAGGAATTGATATTATATTACAAACTCAGATAAGTATAGATGGAAAAAAAACAGGTTGGTGTGCACAATATGATGAAGTGACATTATTACCAGCATTGGCAAGGTCTTATGAATTACCTTCTATAAGTGGTTCCGAATCTGTAGGTATTGTTAGGGTGCTTATGCTTGTTGAAAACCCTTCATTTGAAATTATACATTCTATACATTCTGCCGTTGATTGGTTTAATAAGGTTAAGATTAAAGATTTAGGTATACAAAAAACTTTTAATCCTGAGGATATGAAAGTAGTATCAAAACCAGGAAATATTATGTGGGCTCGTTTTTATGATTTAAAAACACAACAGCCTTTTTTTTCAGGAAGGGATGGTGTTAAAAAAAACACATTAGCTGAAATAGAGATTGAAAGACGAGTTGGGTATGCTTGGTACGTTAAAGGTCCTAATAAATTGATAGGGACTCAATATACTAAATGGAAGTCTAAACATGGATTGTAG
- a CDS encoding rhamnogalacturonan acetylesterase, with protein sequence MKKITIAIILLTLLFTNLSCNVKKNDDKPKDQEHTFFTTLYLIGDSTMADYISYYDSKEDYIKKKYPITGWGQVFQQFMQSDSLLKLRNIIKNDSVYVDNRARGGRSTRSFFQEGRWRSVYQSLKKDDIVMMQFGHNDASSNKIDRYVDIKGYKEFLRLFVNQTRDKGAIPIILTPVAINKSWQDGILGDVHGEYGKAPKDVAKELDVMLIDLNKKSKDFFTKTGKEYVTQKYFMNLPPDTYEAYPDGLSDNTHFQSEGATEVAKLVYIGLQELNITSN encoded by the coding sequence ATGAAAAAAATAACCATTGCTATAATATTATTAACTCTTTTATTTACTAATTTATCTTGTAACGTAAAAAAAAATGACGATAAACCAAAAGATCAAGAACACACATTTTTCACAACACTATATCTAATTGGTGATTCCACTATGGCCGATTATATTAGCTATTATGATTCTAAAGAAGATTATATTAAAAAAAAATATCCCATAACAGGTTGGGGGCAAGTTTTTCAACAGTTCATGCAATCTGATAGTTTGTTAAAACTAAGAAATATTATTAAAAACGACAGTGTCTATGTTGACAATAGGGCTCGAGGGGGGCGTAGCACACGTTCGTTTTTTCAAGAAGGTCGATGGCGCTCAGTGTATCAAAGTCTTAAAAAAGATGACATAGTGATGATGCAATTTGGACATAATGATGCATCCTCTAATAAAATAGACCGTTATGTAGATATTAAAGGTTATAAAGAATTTTTAAGGCTTTTTGTAAATCAAACTAGAGACAAAGGTGCTATACCTATAATATTAACTCCAGTAGCTATAAATAAATCATGGCAAGACGGTATACTTGGTGATGTTCACGGTGAATACGGGAAGGCCCCTAAAGATGTTGCCAAAGAATTAGATGTTATGCTTATTGATTTAAATAAAAAATCAAAAGATTTCTTTACTAAAACAGGCAAAGAATACGTGACTCAAAAATACTTTATGAATCTTCCGCCTGATACTTATGAAGCTTACCCTGACGGCTTAAGTGATAATACTCATTTTCAATCTGAAGGAGCTACAGAAGTTGCTAAATTAGTTTATATAGGTTTACAAGAACTCAACATAACATCCAATTAA
- a CDS encoding glycoside hydrolase family 88/105 protein: protein MKKSIILNPLYFIAFLIIITGCKNNITHQKSILQNNNVKNIIPENLKWSERMLLSEMQRFPDASLLDFKKAPHWSYTPGLVLSASAKVYEKTKKQLYFDYIYQYANKMIDSMGGILTYKYSNKNLDMIKSGDILLYLYPKTKEKRFLTAAETLNNQMETQPKTSNGGYWHKKIYPYQMWLDGLYMAEPFHAQYAKTYINNESIKFKIYEDVVHQFDLIQKHSFDKESGLLYHGWDESKQEQWANKKTGNSKHFWSRGMGWYGMAMVDVLDFLPLNHPGRERIINYLNLYAEALNKVQDKSGLWWQVLDQGNRKGNYLEASGTAMFTYTFAKGVNKGYLPKKYQKTAEKAFNGLINNLISVEENGLVNINKCCGVAGLGGKPYRDGSFEYYVNEIIRSNDPKATGPFILAALELNK from the coding sequence ATGAAAAAATCAATAATACTTAACCCGCTATATTTTATAGCATTTCTAATTATAATAACAGGCTGTAAAAACAACATAACTCATCAAAAGTCTATATTACAAAACAATAACGTAAAAAATATTATTCCTGAAAATTTAAAATGGTCAGAAAGGATGCTGCTTTCAGAGATGCAACGCTTTCCCGATGCCTCACTTTTAGATTTTAAAAAAGCACCACATTGGAGTTATACCCCAGGACTTGTATTATCTGCTTCTGCTAAAGTTTACGAAAAAACGAAAAAACAACTTTACTTTGATTATATCTATCAGTACGCTAACAAAATGATAGATAGTATGGGTGGCATATTAACTTATAAATATTCAAATAAAAATTTAGACATGATTAAGTCTGGTGATATTTTATTGTATTTATATCCAAAAACAAAAGAAAAACGATTCTTAACGGCCGCAGAAACATTAAATAACCAAATGGAAACACAACCAAAAACTTCCAATGGTGGTTATTGGCATAAAAAAATATACCCATATCAAATGTGGTTAGATGGGCTATACATGGCAGAGCCGTTTCATGCGCAATATGCAAAAACATATATTAATAATGAAAGTATTAAATTTAAAATTTATGAAGATGTTGTGCATCAATTTGATTTAATTCAAAAACATAGTTTTGATAAAGAATCAGGCTTGCTTTACCATGGTTGGGATGAAAGCAAGCAAGAACAATGGGCTAACAAAAAAACAGGAAATTCAAAACATTTTTGGTCAAGAGGTATGGGATGGTACGGCATGGCAATGGTAGATGTATTAGATTTTTTACCATTAAACCATCCTGGAAGAGAACGCATAATAAATTACCTAAATCTATATGCTGAAGCTTTAAACAAAGTACAAGATAAATCTGGTTTATGGTGGCAAGTTTTAGATCAAGGAAATAGAAAAGGAAATTATTTAGAAGCCTCAGGAACAGCTATGTTTACTTATACTTTTGCCAAAGGGGTCAATAAAGGCTATCTCCCTAAAAAATATCAAAAAACTGCAGAAAAAGCTTTTAATGGTTTAATAAACAATTTAATTTCAGTAGAAGAAAATGGATTGGTAAATATTAACAAATGTTGTGGAGTTGCAGGATTAGGAGGTAAACCTTATAGAGATGGTTCATTTGAATATTACGTAAATGAAATTATTCGTTCAAACGACCCTAAGGCTACCGGTCCTTTTATATTAGCGGCTTTAGAACTCAATAAATAA